The stretch of DNA CCCGCTCGATCCTGCCGTCCGAGCCGACCGCGATCAGCACGTCCCGCTCGACCACCGGGCCGCCCTCGTGCGGCAGCCAGGCGTGCTCGGCCCAGTACGTGGTCACCGGGGTCACCGTGGTCACCGTGGTCACCGGCATGCCAGGTCCTCCAGTACGTCGGCGAGCGCCTGCACGCCCTTCAGGCAGTCGGCGAGCTCGGCGTGCTCGGCCGGGGAGTGCGAGACCCCGCTGGGGTTGCGGACGAAGAGCATCGCGGTGGGCACGGCCGAGGCCAGGATGCCCGCGTCGTGCCCGGCGCCGGTGGGCAGCACCGGGACGCCGCCCAGGCGCGCGGCGAGCCGGTCGCGCAGCGGGCCGTCGAAGTCGACCACCGGGGTGTACGACTCGCGGGTCAGCTCGACCTTGACGCCGTCCCGCTCGCCGCGCTCCTCGGCCGCCTGCCGGATCTCCTCCACCACCCGGTGCAGGGTCTCCTCGTCGGCCGCGCGGGAGTCGAGCCAGCCGCGGATCAGCGAGGCGATCGCGTTGGTGCCGTTCGGCTCCACCGCCACCTTGCCGAAGGTGGCCAGCGCGCCCGCGAGCTTCGCCTTCTTCCGCGCGGCGAGCACGGTGTTGGCGTAGGTCAGCATCGGGTCGCGGCGGTCCTCGATCCAGGTGGTGCCCGCGTGGTTGGCCTCGCCGTGGAAGTCGAACCGCCAGCGGCCGTGCGGCCAGATCGCGCTGGCCACGCCGACCGGCTGCTCGGCGCTCAGGTACCGGCCCTGCTCGACGTGCAGCTCGACGAAGGCGCCGATCCGGCCGAGCCGCTCGGTGTCCGCGCCGAGGGCGGCCGGGTCGTACCCGGCCTGCTCCATCGCGTCGGGCAGCCGGACGCCCTCGGCGTCGCGCAGCTCGAACGCCGCCTGCGGCGAGAGCACCCCGGCGGTCAGCCGGGAGCCGATGCAGGCCACGCCGAACCGCGCGCCCTCCTCGTCACCGAAGTTGACGATCGCCAGCGGTTTGGTGAACTCCACGCCCCTGGCGCGGAGTTCGTCCAGCGCCGCGAAGGAGGAGACCACACCGAGCGGGCCGTCGAAGGCACCGCCGTCCGGCACCGAGTCCAGGTGCGAACCGGTGACCACGGCATCCCCGCCGGCCGGATCGCCCAGCCAGGCCCACTGGTTGCCGTTGCGGTCCAGCTCGTACGTCAGGTCCCGCTTGAGAGCCTGCTCGCGGAACCACGCCCGGGCCTCGGCGTCGGCCGAGTTCCAGGCGAAGCGGCGGTACCCGCCGGAGGAGGCGGAGCGGCCCACGGGGAGCAGCTCCGCCCACATCGTCTCGAAGGACGTCACAGCTCACCCATGGGGATGCGCACGCCACGCTCGGCGGCCACCTCGGAGGCGCGGTCGTAGCCCGCGTCCACGTGGCGGATGACGCCCATGCCGGGGTCGTTGGTGAGCACGCGGCGGATCTTCTCGCCCGCGAGCTTGGTGCCGTCGGCGACCGTGACCTGGCCGGCGTGGATCGAGCGGCCGATGCCGACGCCGCCGCCGTGGTGGATGGAGACCCAGGAGGCGCCGGAGGCGACGTTGACCATGGCGTTGATCAGTGGCCAGTCGGCGATCGCGTCCGAGCCGTCCAGCATGGCCTCGGTCTCGCGGTACGGGGAGGCGACCGAGCCGCAGTCCAGGTGGTCGCGGCCGATCACGATGGGCGCCGACAGCTCGCCGCTGGCGACCATGTCGTTGAAGCGCTCGCCGGCCTTGTCGCGCTCGCCGTAGCCGAGCCAGCAGATGCGGGCCGGGAGGCCCTGGAAGTGCACCTTCTCCTGGGCCATCTTGATCCAGCGGTGCAGCGACTCGTTCTCCGGGAAGAGGTCGAGCACGGCCTTGTCGGTCTTGTAGATGTCCTGCGCGTCGCCGGAGAGCGCGGCCCAGCGGAACGGGCCCTTGCCCTCGCAGAACAGCGGGCGGATGTACGCCGGGACGAAGCCGGGGAAGGCGAAGGCGCGGTCGTAGCCGGCCAGCTGGGCCTCGCCGCGGATCGAGTTGCCGTAGTCGAAGACCTCGGCGCCGCGGTCCATGAAGCCGACCATGGCCTCGACGTGCTTGGCCATCGACTCGCGCGAGCGCTGGGTGAACTCGGCCGGCTTCTCGGCGGCGTAGGTCGCCATGTCCTCGAAGGCGACGCCGATCGGCAGGTAGCTCAGCGGGTCGTGCGCGCTGGTCTGGTCGGTGACGATGTCGATCGGGGCGTCCATCGCGAGCAGCTGCGGGAAGAGCTCCGCGGCGTTGCCGAGCAGGCCGATGGAGAGCGGCTGCTTCTTGTCGC from Kitasatospora sp. MMS16-BH015 encodes:
- the hutU gene encoding urocanate hydratase, which translates into the protein MVQQQASGPREVRAARGTNLTAQGWQQEAALRMLMNNLDPEVAEHPSKLVVYGGTGKAARDWRSFDAMVRTLETLKQDETMLVQSGRPVGVMQTHEWAPRVLIANSNLVGDWANWEEFRRLESLGLTMYGQMTAGSWIYIGTQGILQGTYETFGAVAAKKFNDTLEGTITLTAGLGGMGGAQPLAVTMNGGVAICIDCDPSRISRRIEHRYLDVEAKNLDHALQLAVEARDKKQPLSIGLLGNAAELFPQLLAMDAPIDIVTDQTSAHDPLSYLPIGVAFEDMATYAAEKPAEFTQRSRESMAKHVEAMVGFMDRGAEVFDYGNSIRGEAQLAGYDRAFAFPGFVPAYIRPLFCEGKGPFRWAALSGDAQDIYKTDKAVLDLFPENESLHRWIKMAQEKVHFQGLPARICWLGYGERDKAGERFNDMVASGELSAPIVIGRDHLDCGSVASPYRETEAMLDGSDAIADWPLINAMVNVASGASWVSIHHGGGVGIGRSIHAGQVTVADGTKLAGEKIRRVLTNDPGMGVIRHVDAGYDRASEVAAERGVRIPMGEL
- a CDS encoding allantoate amidohydrolase yields the protein MWAELLPVGRSASSGGYRRFAWNSADAEARAWFREQALKRDLTYELDRNGNQWAWLGDPAGGDAVVTGSHLDSVPDGGAFDGPLGVVSSFAALDELRARGVEFTKPLAIVNFGDEEGARFGVACIGSRLTAGVLSPQAAFELRDAEGVRLPDAMEQAGYDPAALGADTERLGRIGAFVELHVEQGRYLSAEQPVGVASAIWPHGRWRFDFHGEANHAGTTWIEDRRDPMLTYANTVLAARKKAKLAGALATFGKVAVEPNGTNAIASLIRGWLDSRAADEETLHRVVEEIRQAAEERGERDGVKVELTRESYTPVVDFDGPLRDRLAARLGGVPVLPTGAGHDAGILASAVPTAMLFVRNPSGVSHSPAEHAELADCLKGVQALADVLEDLACR